Proteins from a genomic interval of Odontesthes bonariensis isolate fOdoBon6 chromosome 7, fOdoBon6.hap1, whole genome shotgun sequence:
- the dnm1l gene encoding dynamin-1-like protein isoform X3 produces the protein MEALIPVINKLQDVFNTVGADIIQLPQIVVVGTQSSGKSSVLESLVGRDILPRGTGVVTRRPLILQLVHIDPEDRRKTNEENESKRNGRLCRGIEGEEWGKFLHTKNKIYGDFEEIRQEIEAETERISGNNKGISDEPIHLKIFSPHVVNLTLVDLPGITKVPVGDQPKDIEIQIRELILKYISNPNSIILAVTAANTDMATSEALKTAREVDPDGRRTLAVVTKLDLMDAGTDAMDVLMGRVIPVKLGIIGVVNRSQLDINQKKSVADSIRDEYAFLQKKYPSLANRNGTKFLARTLNRLLMHHIRDCLPELKTRINVLAAQYQSLLNSYGEPVDDQSSTLLQLITKFAAEYCNTIEGTAKYIETAELCGGARICYIFHETFGRTLESVDPLGGLTTIDVLTAIRNATGPRPALFVPEISFELLVKRQVKRLEEPSLRCVELVHEEMQRIIQHCSNYSTQELLRFPKLHDAIVEVVTSLLRKRLPVTNEMVHNLVAIELAYINTKHPDFADACGLMNNNLEEQRRNRLRDLPAAVPRDKAAASGSQSALVGEQGDGGMGNWRGMLRKGEEGAPSDRTMPLASPQRGYAVNLLDVPVPVSRKLSAREQRDCEVIERLIKSYFLIVRKNIQDSVPKAVMHFLVNHVKDCLQSELVGQLYKTTLLKDLLTESEDMAQRRNEAADMLKALQKASQVIAEIRETHMW, from the exons ATGGAGGCCCTCATACCTGTCATAAACAAACTACAAGATGTATTTAACACAGTCGGCGCAGATATAATTCAGCTGCCGCAGATAGTTGTTGTCGGAACCCAG AGCAGTGGTAAGAGTTCTGTTTTAGAAAGCTTAGTAGGCAGGGACATTCTGCCTCGTGGCACTGGCGTCGTCACACGTCGGCCCCTCATCCTACAGCTAGTGCACATCGACCCAGAGGACCGCAGGAAGACCAATGAAGAGAATG AATCCAAGAGAAATGGACGCCTTTGCAGAG GCATCGAGGGAGAGGAGTGGGGCAAGTTCCTGCACACCAAAAACAAG ATCTACGGGGACTTTGAGGAAATCAGACAAGAAATTGAAGCGGAAACGGAAAGAATTTCTGGTAACAACAAG ggTATTAGTGATGAACCCATTCATCTGAAAATCTTCTCCCCCCACGTTGTGAACCTCACATTAGTGGACCTTCCCGGCATTACGAAG GTACCTGTGGGAGATCAGCCCAAAGACATCGAGATCCAGATCAGGGAGCTGATTCTAAAATACATCTCCAACCCTAACTCCATCATCCTTGCTGTGACTGCTGCCAACACAGACATGGCGACCTCAGAGGCTCTCAAAACGGCCCGGGAGGTTGACCCTGATG GCAGGAGGACGCTCGCCGTGGTGACCAAGCTGGATCTGATGGACGCTGGCACAGATGCCATGGACGTCTTGATGGGCAGAGTCATCCCAGTCAAGCTGGGTATCATTGGGGTTGTTAACAG GAGTCAGTTGGATATCAACCAGAAGAAGTCAGTGGCTGATTCTATCCGTGATGAATATGCCTTCTTGCAAAAGAAGTACCCCTCCCTGGCAAATAGAAATGGAACCAAATTTTTGGCGAGAACATTAAACAG GTTACTGATGCATCACATTAGAGACTGTCTTCCTGAGCTGAAGACGAGGATCAATGTGCTGGCGGCGCAGTACCAGTCGTTACTGAACAGTTACGGCGAACCTGTCGACGACCAGAGCTCCACGTTGCTGCAGCTTATCACCAAGTTTGCTGCGGAGTACTGCAACACTATAGAGGGCACGGCCAAGTACATCGAGACAGCTGAATT aTGCGGTGGAGCAAGAATCTGTTATATATTTCACGAGACGTTTGGTCGCACGTTAGAGTCTGTTGATCCTCTGGGCGGTCTGACGACCATTGACGTGCTGACGGCGATCAGAAATGCAACG GGCCCGAGGCCTGCTTTATTCGTGCCTGAGATTTCATTCGAGCTGCTCGTGAAACGGCAGGTCAAACGTCTGGAGGAGCCCAGCCTGCGCTGCGTGGAGCTCGTCCACGAGGAGATGCAGAGGATCATCCAACACTGCAGCAACTACAGCACCCAG GAGTTGCTGAGGTTTCCAAAGCTCCATGATGCCATAGTAGAAGTGGTCACCTCCCTTCTCAGAAAGAGACTCCCGGTCACAAATGAAATG GTTCATAACTTGGTTGCTATTGAGCTGGCCTATATCAACACCAAACACCCCGACTTTGCTGATGCCTGTGGCCTCATGAACAATAATCTGGAA gaGCAAAGACGTAACAGACTGAGAGACTTGCCTGCTGCAGTTCCCAGAGACAAG GCAGCAGCCAGTGGCTCTCAGAGTGCTCTTGTCGGTGAGCAGGGAGATGGCGGGATGGGCAACTGGAGGGGAATGTTGAGGAAGGGGGAGGAGGGTGCACCAAGTGACAGGACCATGCCACTTGCAAGTCCGCAGAGGGGCTATGCTGTCAACTTGCTCGATGTG CCGGTTCCAGTTTCCAGAAAGCTGTCTGCTCGGGAGCAGAGAGACTGTGAGGTCATTGAGAGACTCATCAAGTCGTATTTCCTTATTGTTCGAAAAAATATCCAAGACAG TGTACCGAAGGCAGTGATGCACTTCCTCGTCAACCACGTTAAGGACTGCCTGCAGAGCGAGCTAGTGGGTCAGTTATACAAGACGACCCTGCTGAAGGACCTGCTGACGGAGTCCGAGGACATGGCTCAGAGACGCAACGAGGCTGCCGACATGCTGAAG GCTTTGCAGAAAGCCAGCCAGGTGATAGCAGAGATCAGAGAGACCCACATGTGGTGA
- the dnm1l gene encoding dynamin-1-like protein isoform X1, with translation MEALIPVINKLQDVFNTVGADIIQLPQIVVVGTQSSGKSSVLESLVGRDILPRGTGVVTRRPLILQLVHIDPEDRRKTNEENESKRNGRLCRGIEGEEWGKFLHTKNKIYGDFEEIRQEIEAETERISGNNKGISDEPIHLKIFSPHVVNLTLVDLPGITKVPVGDQPKDIEIQIRELILKYISNPNSIILAVTAANTDMATSEALKTAREVDPDGRRTLAVVTKLDLMDAGTDAMDVLMGRVIPVKLGIIGVVNRSQLDINQKKSVADSIRDEYAFLQKKYPSLANRNGTKFLARTLNRLLMHHIRDCLPELKTRINVLAAQYQSLLNSYGEPVDDQSSTLLQLITKFAAEYCNTIEGTAKYIETAELCGGARICYIFHETFGRTLESVDPLGGLTTIDVLTAIRNATGPRPALFVPEISFELLVKRQVKRLEEPSLRCVELVHEEMQRIIQHCSNYSTQELLRFPKLHDAIVEVVTSLLRKRLPVTNEMVHNLVAIELAYINTKHPDFADACGLMNNNLEEQRRNRLRDLPAAVPRDKSLSPTESLALEGEPTKAAASGSQSALVGEQGDGGMGNWRGMLRKGEEGAPSDRTMPLASPQRGYAVNLLDVPVPVSRKLSAREQRDCEVIERLIKSYFLIVRKNIQDSVPKAVMHFLVNHVKDCLQSELVGQLYKTTLLKDLLTESEDMAQRRNEAADMLKALQKASQVIAEIRETHMW, from the exons ATGGAGGCCCTCATACCTGTCATAAACAAACTACAAGATGTATTTAACACAGTCGGCGCAGATATAATTCAGCTGCCGCAGATAGTTGTTGTCGGAACCCAG AGCAGTGGTAAGAGTTCTGTTTTAGAAAGCTTAGTAGGCAGGGACATTCTGCCTCGTGGCACTGGCGTCGTCACACGTCGGCCCCTCATCCTACAGCTAGTGCACATCGACCCAGAGGACCGCAGGAAGACCAATGAAGAGAATG AATCCAAGAGAAATGGACGCCTTTGCAGAG GCATCGAGGGAGAGGAGTGGGGCAAGTTCCTGCACACCAAAAACAAG ATCTACGGGGACTTTGAGGAAATCAGACAAGAAATTGAAGCGGAAACGGAAAGAATTTCTGGTAACAACAAG ggTATTAGTGATGAACCCATTCATCTGAAAATCTTCTCCCCCCACGTTGTGAACCTCACATTAGTGGACCTTCCCGGCATTACGAAG GTACCTGTGGGAGATCAGCCCAAAGACATCGAGATCCAGATCAGGGAGCTGATTCTAAAATACATCTCCAACCCTAACTCCATCATCCTTGCTGTGACTGCTGCCAACACAGACATGGCGACCTCAGAGGCTCTCAAAACGGCCCGGGAGGTTGACCCTGATG GCAGGAGGACGCTCGCCGTGGTGACCAAGCTGGATCTGATGGACGCTGGCACAGATGCCATGGACGTCTTGATGGGCAGAGTCATCCCAGTCAAGCTGGGTATCATTGGGGTTGTTAACAG GAGTCAGTTGGATATCAACCAGAAGAAGTCAGTGGCTGATTCTATCCGTGATGAATATGCCTTCTTGCAAAAGAAGTACCCCTCCCTGGCAAATAGAAATGGAACCAAATTTTTGGCGAGAACATTAAACAG GTTACTGATGCATCACATTAGAGACTGTCTTCCTGAGCTGAAGACGAGGATCAATGTGCTGGCGGCGCAGTACCAGTCGTTACTGAACAGTTACGGCGAACCTGTCGACGACCAGAGCTCCACGTTGCTGCAGCTTATCACCAAGTTTGCTGCGGAGTACTGCAACACTATAGAGGGCACGGCCAAGTACATCGAGACAGCTGAATT aTGCGGTGGAGCAAGAATCTGTTATATATTTCACGAGACGTTTGGTCGCACGTTAGAGTCTGTTGATCCTCTGGGCGGTCTGACGACCATTGACGTGCTGACGGCGATCAGAAATGCAACG GGCCCGAGGCCTGCTTTATTCGTGCCTGAGATTTCATTCGAGCTGCTCGTGAAACGGCAGGTCAAACGTCTGGAGGAGCCCAGCCTGCGCTGCGTGGAGCTCGTCCACGAGGAGATGCAGAGGATCATCCAACACTGCAGCAACTACAGCACCCAG GAGTTGCTGAGGTTTCCAAAGCTCCATGATGCCATAGTAGAAGTGGTCACCTCCCTTCTCAGAAAGAGACTCCCGGTCACAAATGAAATG GTTCATAACTTGGTTGCTATTGAGCTGGCCTATATCAACACCAAACACCCCGACTTTGCTGATGCCTGTGGCCTCATGAACAATAATCTGGAA gaGCAAAGACGTAACAGACTGAGAGACTTGCCTGCTGCAGTTCCCAGAGACAAG TCTCTCTCTCCCACCGAGTCTCTCGCCCTGGAGGGCGAGCCCACCAAG GCAGCAGCCAGTGGCTCTCAGAGTGCTCTTGTCGGTGAGCAGGGAGATGGCGGGATGGGCAACTGGAGGGGAATGTTGAGGAAGGGGGAGGAGGGTGCACCAAGTGACAGGACCATGCCACTTGCAAGTCCGCAGAGGGGCTATGCTGTCAACTTGCTCGATGTG CCGGTTCCAGTTTCCAGAAAGCTGTCTGCTCGGGAGCAGAGAGACTGTGAGGTCATTGAGAGACTCATCAAGTCGTATTTCCTTATTGTTCGAAAAAATATCCAAGACAG TGTACCGAAGGCAGTGATGCACTTCCTCGTCAACCACGTTAAGGACTGCCTGCAGAGCGAGCTAGTGGGTCAGTTATACAAGACGACCCTGCTGAAGGACCTGCTGACGGAGTCCGAGGACATGGCTCAGAGACGCAACGAGGCTGCCGACATGCTGAAG GCTTTGCAGAAAGCCAGCCAGGTGATAGCAGAGATCAGAGAGACCCACATGTGGTGA
- the dnajb9a gene encoding dnaJ homolog subfamily B member 9a has translation MAAAQSVLTFAVCIFVITELILAKKDYYDILGVPRGASERQIKKAFHKLAMKYHPDKNKSPDAEVRFREIAEAYEILSDETRRREYDRFGDTSLFTGETQGRHRTGPHQTFSFNFDDMFKDFNIYSQNRHARHRRHFEEHSRSHKESHSKHKRHFQGGIFDDMYDDIEKMFTFDRHAKQTESRFHGASKQHCRTVTQRRGNMVTTYTDCTAS, from the exons ATGGCAGCTGCACAGTCTGTCCTAACGTTTGCAGTGTGCATCTTCGTGATAACAGAGCTCATACTCGCCAAGAAGGACTACTATGACATACTGGGAGTGCCCAGAGGTGCCTCGGAGCGCCAGATCAAAAAGGCTTTCCACAAGCTCGCGATGAAATATCACCCAGATAAGAACAAGAGCCCGGACGCTGAAGTGAGGTTCAGGGAAATTGCTGAAG CTTATGAAATTTTGTCGGACGAGACGAGAAGAAGAGAGTATGATCGGTTTGGTGACACCTCACTCTTCACTGGGGAGACGCAAGGCAGACACAGGACGGGCCCTCACCAAACATTCAGCTTCAACTTTGATGACATGTTTAAGGACTTCAATATCTACAGCCAAAACCGGCATGCCCGTCACCGAAGACACTTCGAAGAACACTCCAGGTCCCATAAAGAGTCCCACAGCAAACACAAGAGACACTTTCAAGGAGGTATCTTTGACGACATGTACGATGACATAGAGAAAATGTTTACTTTTGATAGACATGCCAAACAGACTGAAAGCCGGTTTCATGGTGCATCCAAGCAGCACTGCAGAACAGTAACCCAGCGCAGAGGAAACATGGTGACAACATACACAGACTGCACGGCATCGTGA
- the dnm1l gene encoding dynamin-1-like protein isoform X2 translates to MEALIPVINKLQDVFNTVGADIIQLPQIVVVGTQSSGKSSVLESLVGRDILPRGTGVVTRRPLILQLVHIDPEDRRKTNEENGIEGEEWGKFLHTKNKIYGDFEEIRQEIEAETERISGNNKGISDEPIHLKIFSPHVVNLTLVDLPGITKVPVGDQPKDIEIQIRELILKYISNPNSIILAVTAANTDMATSEALKTAREVDPDGRRTLAVVTKLDLMDAGTDAMDVLMGRVIPVKLGIIGVVNRSQLDINQKKSVADSIRDEYAFLQKKYPSLANRNGTKFLARTLNRLLMHHIRDCLPELKTRINVLAAQYQSLLNSYGEPVDDQSSTLLQLITKFAAEYCNTIEGTAKYIETAELCGGARICYIFHETFGRTLESVDPLGGLTTIDVLTAIRNATGPRPALFVPEISFELLVKRQVKRLEEPSLRCVELVHEEMQRIIQHCSNYSTQELLRFPKLHDAIVEVVTSLLRKRLPVTNEMVHNLVAIELAYINTKHPDFADACGLMNNNLEEQRRNRLRDLPAAVPRDKSLSPTESLALEGEPTKAAASGSQSALVGEQGDGGMGNWRGMLRKGEEGAPSDRTMPLASPQRGYAVNLLDVPVPVSRKLSAREQRDCEVIERLIKSYFLIVRKNIQDSVPKAVMHFLVNHVKDCLQSELVGQLYKTTLLKDLLTESEDMAQRRNEAADMLKALQKASQVIAEIRETHMW, encoded by the exons ATGGAGGCCCTCATACCTGTCATAAACAAACTACAAGATGTATTTAACACAGTCGGCGCAGATATAATTCAGCTGCCGCAGATAGTTGTTGTCGGAACCCAG AGCAGTGGTAAGAGTTCTGTTTTAGAAAGCTTAGTAGGCAGGGACATTCTGCCTCGTGGCACTGGCGTCGTCACACGTCGGCCCCTCATCCTACAGCTAGTGCACATCGACCCAGAGGACCGCAGGAAGACCAATGAAGAGAATG GCATCGAGGGAGAGGAGTGGGGCAAGTTCCTGCACACCAAAAACAAG ATCTACGGGGACTTTGAGGAAATCAGACAAGAAATTGAAGCGGAAACGGAAAGAATTTCTGGTAACAACAAG ggTATTAGTGATGAACCCATTCATCTGAAAATCTTCTCCCCCCACGTTGTGAACCTCACATTAGTGGACCTTCCCGGCATTACGAAG GTACCTGTGGGAGATCAGCCCAAAGACATCGAGATCCAGATCAGGGAGCTGATTCTAAAATACATCTCCAACCCTAACTCCATCATCCTTGCTGTGACTGCTGCCAACACAGACATGGCGACCTCAGAGGCTCTCAAAACGGCCCGGGAGGTTGACCCTGATG GCAGGAGGACGCTCGCCGTGGTGACCAAGCTGGATCTGATGGACGCTGGCACAGATGCCATGGACGTCTTGATGGGCAGAGTCATCCCAGTCAAGCTGGGTATCATTGGGGTTGTTAACAG GAGTCAGTTGGATATCAACCAGAAGAAGTCAGTGGCTGATTCTATCCGTGATGAATATGCCTTCTTGCAAAAGAAGTACCCCTCCCTGGCAAATAGAAATGGAACCAAATTTTTGGCGAGAACATTAAACAG GTTACTGATGCATCACATTAGAGACTGTCTTCCTGAGCTGAAGACGAGGATCAATGTGCTGGCGGCGCAGTACCAGTCGTTACTGAACAGTTACGGCGAACCTGTCGACGACCAGAGCTCCACGTTGCTGCAGCTTATCACCAAGTTTGCTGCGGAGTACTGCAACACTATAGAGGGCACGGCCAAGTACATCGAGACAGCTGAATT aTGCGGTGGAGCAAGAATCTGTTATATATTTCACGAGACGTTTGGTCGCACGTTAGAGTCTGTTGATCCTCTGGGCGGTCTGACGACCATTGACGTGCTGACGGCGATCAGAAATGCAACG GGCCCGAGGCCTGCTTTATTCGTGCCTGAGATTTCATTCGAGCTGCTCGTGAAACGGCAGGTCAAACGTCTGGAGGAGCCCAGCCTGCGCTGCGTGGAGCTCGTCCACGAGGAGATGCAGAGGATCATCCAACACTGCAGCAACTACAGCACCCAG GAGTTGCTGAGGTTTCCAAAGCTCCATGATGCCATAGTAGAAGTGGTCACCTCCCTTCTCAGAAAGAGACTCCCGGTCACAAATGAAATG GTTCATAACTTGGTTGCTATTGAGCTGGCCTATATCAACACCAAACACCCCGACTTTGCTGATGCCTGTGGCCTCATGAACAATAATCTGGAA gaGCAAAGACGTAACAGACTGAGAGACTTGCCTGCTGCAGTTCCCAGAGACAAG TCTCTCTCTCCCACCGAGTCTCTCGCCCTGGAGGGCGAGCCCACCAAG GCAGCAGCCAGTGGCTCTCAGAGTGCTCTTGTCGGTGAGCAGGGAGATGGCGGGATGGGCAACTGGAGGGGAATGTTGAGGAAGGGGGAGGAGGGTGCACCAAGTGACAGGACCATGCCACTTGCAAGTCCGCAGAGGGGCTATGCTGTCAACTTGCTCGATGTG CCGGTTCCAGTTTCCAGAAAGCTGTCTGCTCGGGAGCAGAGAGACTGTGAGGTCATTGAGAGACTCATCAAGTCGTATTTCCTTATTGTTCGAAAAAATATCCAAGACAG TGTACCGAAGGCAGTGATGCACTTCCTCGTCAACCACGTTAAGGACTGCCTGCAGAGCGAGCTAGTGGGTCAGTTATACAAGACGACCCTGCTGAAGGACCTGCTGACGGAGTCCGAGGACATGGCTCAGAGACGCAACGAGGCTGCCGACATGCTGAAG GCTTTGCAGAAAGCCAGCCAGGTGATAGCAGAGATCAGAGAGACCCACATGTGGTGA
- the tnnt2d gene encoding troponin T2d, cardiac: MTNIAAPKIPDGDKVDFDDIHRKRQEKDLAELQSLIEAHFIQRKKEEEDLISLVNRIEKRRAERAEQQRVRTEREKERQARLAEEKERKEQEDQRKKHDDDAKKKKALTNMTHQYGAGQKSDNRKGAKKQTEREKKKKILAERRKPLNVDHLNEDKLKEKASELWQLLMGLEAEKFDLGDKLKRQKYDINQLLARVQDHQNAKGRGKGKMGGRLR, encoded by the exons ATGACAAATATTGCGGCCCCAAAGATCCCTGATGGGGACAAAGTGGACTTCGAT GACATCCACAGGAAGCGTCAGGAGAAGGATCTGGCTGAGCTGCAATCTTTGATTGAGGCTCACTTTATCCAGAGGAAGAAGGAGGAAGAAGATCTTATCTCCCTTGTTAACAGAATT GAGAAGCGTCGTGCTGAGAGAGCCGAACAGCAGAGAGTCAGAACAGAGAGGGAAAAGGAGAGACAGGCCAGACTTGCG gaggagaaggagCGAAAGGAGCAGGAGGATCAGCGTAAGAAGCATGATGACGACGCCAAGAAGAAGAAGGCCCTAACAAACATGACCCATCAGTATGGTGCTGGACAGAAG AGTGATAACAGGAAAGGGGCCAAGAAACAAACTGagagggagaagaagaagaagatcctGGCTGAACGCAGGAAGCCTCTTAACGTCGATCACCTGAATGAGGATAAACTAAA GGAGAAGGCCAGTGAACTGTGGCAGTTGCTGATGGGGCTGGAGGCTGAGAAGTTTGATCTTGGTGACAAACTCAAAAGACAGAAATATGAT ATCAACCAGCTTCTTGCTCGAGTGCAGGACCACCAGAA TGCCAAAGGTCGCGGTAAGGGAAAGATGGGCGGCCGTCTGAGGTAA